The following coding sequences are from one Psychrobacter sp. AH5 window:
- the fmt gene encoding methionyl-tRNA formyltransferase, producing the protein MTAADSISMDNSNTTTAPLETGLPIPSQSRRVVFAGTPEFAAVSLEALIAQQEALNIEIVAVYTQPDRKAGRGQKLSISAVKQVAIEHGIVIEQPAVFKKSSVEGMAARETLRSYQPDIMIVAAYGLILPVGVLTIPTFGCLNIHASLLPRWRGAAPIHRALLGGDSETGITIMQMDKGLDTGDMLYKTSTDISNEDSAASLHDKLAELGAQAISTVLKDLENYQAKAVKQNDSEANYAEKLVKSEGEIDWTQPAATIERQIRGLTPWPGAYTFIDGKRVKVLASLPVNDTQQTTASAGTVISVGRKAILVACGKDTASDAQASTLRITQLQFAGGKPINAEQICHGNQLDDGDQFTRDPNQH; encoded by the coding sequence ATGACTGCTGCTGACTCTATTTCAATGGATAATTCCAATACTACCACTGCGCCGCTAGAGACTGGTTTACCCATACCAAGCCAGAGCCGCCGAGTAGTATTTGCCGGTACTCCTGAATTTGCAGCAGTTAGCTTAGAGGCATTAATTGCACAGCAAGAGGCGCTGAATATAGAAATAGTAGCGGTCTATACTCAGCCGGATCGCAAAGCAGGCCGCGGTCAAAAACTCAGTATCTCAGCAGTTAAGCAGGTTGCTATCGAGCATGGCATTGTCATCGAGCAACCGGCTGTTTTTAAAAAATCAAGCGTAGAGGGCATGGCGGCTAGAGAGACTTTGCGCTCTTATCAGCCAGATATCATGATTGTCGCCGCTTATGGGCTTATTTTGCCCGTTGGTGTACTCACTATTCCAACCTTTGGCTGTCTTAATATTCATGCCTCGCTTTTGCCCCGTTGGCGCGGCGCGGCGCCCATCCACCGGGCGCTATTGGGTGGTGATAGCGAGACTGGCATTACCATTATGCAGATGGATAAAGGCTTAGATACTGGCGATATGCTCTATAAAACTAGCACGGATATCAGTAATGAGGATAGTGCTGCTAGCCTGCACGATAAGCTTGCAGAGTTAGGGGCTCAGGCTATTAGCACAGTACTAAAAGATTTAGAGAACTATCAAGCTAAAGCTGTCAAGCAAAATGATAGCGAGGCTAATTATGCCGAAAAGCTAGTCAAATCTGAGGGCGAGATTGATTGGACACAGCCTGCCGCTACTATTGAGCGGCAAATACGCGGCTTAACGCCGTGGCCGGGTGCTTATACTTTTATAGATGGCAAACGCGTCAAAGTATTGGCTAGCCTGCCAGTTAATGATACCCAGCAAACCACAGCGTCAGCGGGTACGGTTATAAGTGTTGGACGTAAGGCTATTCTTGTAGCTTGCGGCAAAGATACCGCAAGTGATGCTCAAGCGAGTACCTTGCGTATCACTCAATTGCAGTTTGCAGGTGGCAAGCCGATAAACGCTGAGCAAATTTGTCACGGTAATCAGCTCGATGATGGTGATCAATTCACACGCGACCCCAATCAGCATTAA
- the nrdR gene encoding transcriptional regulator NrdR — MHCPYCNASETKVIDSRLAAEGAQVRRRRSCSSCQERFTTFEMVEVVMPRIIKSSGKIEPYDNEKLRRSILLPLQKRPITIDEQEAMISRVEKRVRQMGEREISSKVLGEIIMSELKELDDVAYVRFASVYRDFQDIDAFHQELANIRPVDKNE; from the coding sequence ATGCATTGTCCTTACTGTAATGCCTCAGAGACTAAAGTTATCGATTCACGGTTAGCGGCAGAAGGCGCACAAGTTCGTCGTCGCCGGTCGTGTAGCAGCTGTCAAGAGCGCTTTACCACTTTTGAGATGGTAGAAGTAGTGATGCCACGTATTATCAAGTCTAGTGGCAAAATTGAGCCTTATGACAACGAGAAACTACGTCGCTCTATTCTATTACCGCTACAAAAGCGCCCTATCACTATTGATGAACAAGAGGCGATGATCAGCCGAGTAGAAAAACGCGTCAGGCAAATGGGGGAGCGTGAGATTAGTAGTAAAGTGCTAGGTGAGATCATCATGAGCGAGCTAAAAGAGCTAGACGACGTCGCTTATGTGCGTTTTGCTAGTGTTTATCGCGATTTTCAAGATATTGATGCGTTTCATCAAGAGCTTGCTAATATCCGTCCTGTTGATAAAAATGAATAG
- the mnmE gene encoding tRNA uridine-5-carboxymethylaminomethyl(34) synthesis GTPase MnmE → MNSTETLATKTSGLPTIAAIATPLGRGGVGIIRLSGTKAYDIACQLTGKTRFTPRLASFCRFYQADGKVIDEGLVLYFKAPFSFTGEDVIELQGHGGVILQNLLLARVFELGAKQATAGEFSYRAFDNDKLDLVQAEAIADAIDATSVAAASSAIRSLTGEFSEKINQLLEQLIHLRLHVEAAIDFPDEEDVDFLSDGVIQEKLEQVQAQVQQVLATAKQGQLLRDGIHVVLAGRPNAGKSSLLNRLAGQERAIVTEVAGTTRDTLNETVVLNGLTLHLTDTAGLRDTEDTVERIGIERARTAITQADILLLVYDVTRDIAGESTPLELAEQLFGKLPEAKRLLIIANKSDLLNDENSVDSKNDVNSSLQLEMTEQGYQQVNVSCETGAGIEELIQALCDKVGFHPPENSLIARTRHIDALRRTADALAEAHEQLIVFKAGELVAESLRQAQHSLGEITGEFSADDLLGKIFGSFCIGK, encoded by the coding sequence GTGAATTCTACTGAGACACTAGCGACTAAAACCTCTGGATTGCCGACGATTGCTGCTATCGCTACGCCATTGGGGCGCGGAGGTGTTGGGATTATCCGCTTATCTGGAACCAAAGCTTATGATATTGCTTGTCAATTAACAGGCAAGACTCGCTTTACTCCGCGCTTAGCCAGTTTTTGCCGCTTTTATCAGGCTGACGGTAAAGTGATTGATGAAGGCTTAGTACTTTATTTCAAAGCGCCTTTTTCCTTCACCGGTGAAGACGTGATTGAGCTGCAAGGCCATGGCGGCGTGATATTACAAAACCTGCTGTTAGCGCGCGTGTTTGAGCTAGGCGCTAAGCAAGCCACTGCTGGTGAATTCTCTTATCGCGCTTTTGATAATGACAAGCTTGATCTGGTGCAAGCAGAAGCCATCGCTGATGCTATCGATGCGACTAGCGTAGCGGCGGCCAGTAGTGCTATTCGCTCATTAACTGGGGAATTCTCAGAAAAGATCAATCAGCTGCTAGAACAGCTGATTCACCTGCGTTTGCATGTCGAGGCAGCGATAGATTTCCCTGATGAAGAGGATGTTGATTTTTTATCCGATGGCGTGATTCAAGAAAAGCTTGAACAAGTACAGGCACAAGTACAGCAAGTATTAGCTACTGCTAAGCAAGGCCAGCTACTGCGCGATGGAATTCATGTGGTATTAGCCGGTCGGCCTAATGCTGGCAAATCAAGTTTACTCAATCGGCTAGCTGGGCAAGAGCGAGCTATTGTTACTGAAGTGGCTGGAACCACTCGCGATACGCTAAATGAGACGGTAGTGCTTAATGGTTTAACCTTGCATCTAACCGATACCGCAGGTCTACGTGATACCGAAGATACCGTTGAGCGTATCGGTATTGAGCGCGCTCGCACTGCTATCACTCAAGCCGATATCTTGCTACTAGTCTATGATGTCACCCGTGATATAGCAGGCGAGAGTACGCCTTTAGAGTTGGCAGAACAACTATTTGGTAAGCTACCAGAAGCTAAGCGTCTACTGATTATCGCTAATAAGAGTGATTTGTTAAATGATGAAAATAGTGTTGATAGCAAAAATGACGTCAACTCTTCATTGCAGCTTGAAATGACAGAGCAAGGCTATCAACAAGTTAATGTTTCATGTGAAACAGGGGCAGGCATTGAAGAATTGATACAGGCGCTATGTGATAAAGTAGGCTTTCATCCGCCAGAAAACAGCCTGATTGCACGTACTCGGCACATAGATGCCCTAAGGCGAACGGCCGACGCTCTAGCAGAAGCTCATGAGCAGCTAATAGTTTTTAAGGCAGGAGAGCTAGTCGCTGAGAGCCTAAGACAAGCCCAGCATAGCTTAGGTGAAATTACAGGCGAGTTTAGCGCTGATGACTTACTAGGCAAGATATTTGGTAGTTTCTGCATTGGAAAATAA
- a CDS encoding transcription antitermination factor NusB, which produces MRQPSTASNHNSKKLKPSSNLKMTGSVRVRVIRTLLAIQNGQSLASVLDPLLNSLHEGDKGFAHALLLTTLRQWFALERLLDSLADNPIDEIEVRTTIIVGLTQLLYLEVADHAAIHETVESVKEIDFAHASGLVNAILRKVNKNPSKFRKKCDKKHSLPNWLAYQLKQDWSEHYDELTQGLRQPAPMFLRVNTATNTGVTSVSDYQQTLEQADISAELVELKSSLLFSQPTESNDTVATIINHQALRLNQSMAVNGLPTFAEGGLSIQDLYAQLAAPLLHQALIQKQAADKAKADKEQGSNVSELKILDACAAPGGKLAHLLELLNTKSDSLFHVKQSDNEVLSDNKATIEVTAIDNEAPRIERIHDNLQRLNLEQANNPIKLDIVCADATRWQLAKKGSEALALFDAILLDAPCTATGVIRRHPDISLLRTEEDIEQTAGLQADILHNLWPQLKIGGYLLYVTCSILKQENVEQMQDFLSKNNNAKAIEITDDSNWGIAQEVGRQCLPIDSESGDGFYYALLQKTA; this is translated from the coding sequence ATGAGACAACCGTCAACAGCGTCTAATCATAATAGTAAAAAGCTCAAACCCTCAAGCAATCTAAAAATGACAGGTAGTGTACGCGTCCGCGTTATTCGTACTTTGCTAGCCATTCAAAATGGGCAATCGCTTGCTAGCGTGCTTGATCCGCTATTAAACAGCTTACATGAAGGCGATAAAGGTTTTGCTCATGCGCTGCTTTTGACTACTTTGCGTCAGTGGTTTGCTTTAGAGCGCCTGCTTGATAGCCTAGCGGATAATCCTATTGACGAGATAGAAGTGCGTACCACTATTATAGTGGGACTGACGCAGCTGCTTTATCTGGAAGTTGCCGATCATGCCGCTATCCATGAAACGGTTGAATCGGTAAAAGAAATCGATTTTGCCCACGCAAGCGGCCTAGTTAACGCCATCTTACGTAAAGTAAATAAGAACCCTAGTAAGTTCCGTAAAAAATGCGATAAAAAACACAGCTTACCAAACTGGCTAGCCTATCAGCTCAAGCAAGACTGGAGCGAGCACTATGATGAGCTGACCCAAGGTTTGCGTCAGCCAGCGCCGATGTTTTTGCGGGTAAATACTGCCACTAATACTGGGGTTACTTCAGTAAGCGACTATCAGCAAACTTTAGAGCAAGCCGATATTAGCGCGGAGTTAGTTGAGCTAAAAAGTAGTTTATTATTCTCACAGCCTACTGAAAGTAACGACACAGTGGCTACGATAATAAATCACCAAGCTCTGCGTCTAAACCAAAGCATGGCAGTCAATGGTTTGCCTACTTTCGCTGAAGGTGGTCTTAGTATTCAAGATTTATACGCACAACTGGCAGCGCCTTTATTGCATCAAGCGCTGATTCAAAAACAAGCTGCTGATAAAGCAAAAGCTGATAAAGAACAGGGTAGCAACGTCTCAGAATTAAAAATATTAGACGCTTGCGCCGCGCCTGGTGGCAAGCTGGCTCATTTATTAGAGCTATTAAATACTAAAAGTGATAGTTTGTTTCATGTGAAACAGTCTGATAATGAGGTGCTATCAGATAATAAAGCAACTATCGAAGTGACAGCTATCGACAATGAAGCGCCGCGTATTGAGCGCATTCATGATAACCTGCAACGTTTAAACTTAGAGCAAGCTAATAACCCTATTAAATTAGATATTGTCTGTGCTGATGCCACGCGTTGGCAATTAGCTAAAAAAGGCTCTGAAGCGTTAGCGCTCTTTGACGCTATTTTATTAGACGCGCCTTGTACCGCCACTGGCGTTATCCGCCGTCATCCTGATATTAGCCTTTTGCGTACCGAGGAAGATATCGAGCAAACCGCAGGCTTGCAGGCAGATATTTTGCATAATCTTTGGCCTCAACTCAAAATAGGCGGTTATCTGCTGTATGTCACGTGCTCTATTCTAAAGCAAGAAAACGTCGAGCAGATGCAGGACTTTTTGAGTAAAAATAACAATGCCAAAGCTATTGAGATTACTGATGACAGTAATTGGGGTATCGCCCAAGAGGTCGGTCGTCAGTGTTTGCCAATAGATAGCGAGAGCGGCGATGGATTTTATTATGCGCTATTGCAAAAGACAGCTTGA
- a CDS encoding response regulator, whose translation MPQFQSLIRLLLFYAFTLLIMVSLYYVALYIGLKEYSKQNSMAIFDNLQHEIIEHGVATNSDVEAILEKNYFADISYQLIFMLPSGQTYIYTHTRPNEKELIPISFPASAVNTKVSYQLDNNVLRASITLENGCKFYLVLRHKSPEIRWTLYRYWLPLIAALILLMIALIYTLRRQANWQQMLLYTDNLSEDAKEAYSSIPFITNKSSSEFLRLGYALSRIKYQLHSNHRRIQTLQHRLERLVDYAPLPMLMIMRKGDISFFNRRFEQVFATSYQSDIRYKLIDFFTGSDKATQQLLLDLSTQRVTRTLLVYGLENNQPYQLHITPWFGEHGQVRGFSALLNNVSAFIEKTETLQKSNQNLEAKVKSFTELRSVIGHELRTPLNAIISTLNMIEKQTLNKEQQEILATLTQSSQAMLTMLNDMLDMAKIEAGRVDIFSESCDIFKLGQHVSDLMISATRRQNIDLLYYFDPACPRYISTDGSRLCQILLNLMGNAVKFTHSGYVALIIEGVTQPPLNQTTSSDADSGSGSDIVTQAKDSTDSNPEYQWIRFSVKDSGIGIAASEQHKLFSYFNQANPQISQKFGGTGLGLAISNSFAQLLGGFIQLDSEIDCGSTFNLYIPCRSPIYQPVYHFHSDLLHIHLIAVVDQALSETYLQRIGDYLFMTVSIYSELNPVAIARLAQQLTQPSSAMTPILMLDYDYFQAYNDKLKAQSEALNIENIDNSNGLKNSSLNTASPANNTLQELINNTKVAKIVLSRKPERSIPSDILEGFDGFLNKPIDITLMISELIRLAKHQPKAPLSSLAPIAAKDELIASNPLDIDNAGFDANPSIDNTVISEASKKQSESSQPPLILVVEDNTTNQKITCKLLSKLGYESIVAKNGEQALKVLKVHRQQLALILMDCRMPVMDGLAATRAIRDSGDDIVIIALTANDSAEDKLICQQAGMDEFLTKPIQKNKLEKVLKLFLNP comes from the coding sequence ATGCCACAGTTTCAATCACTAATACGCTTATTGCTATTTTATGCTTTTACACTACTTATCATGGTGTCTTTGTATTATGTCGCGCTTTATATTGGCCTAAAGGAATACAGCAAGCAAAATAGCATGGCTATTTTTGATAATTTACAGCATGAAATTATAGAACACGGTGTCGCTACAAACTCTGATGTAGAGGCTATATTAGAAAAAAACTATTTTGCAGATATCAGTTATCAGCTTATTTTTATGCTGCCATCTGGGCAAACCTATATCTATACTCATACTCGCCCCAATGAAAAAGAGCTAATACCCATCAGTTTTCCCGCCTCCGCGGTTAATACTAAAGTCTCTTATCAGCTAGATAATAACGTTCTCAGAGCTAGTATAACCCTTGAAAACGGTTGTAAATTCTATCTTGTGCTGCGTCATAAAAGTCCTGAGATTCGCTGGACCTTATATCGCTACTGGTTACCTTTGATAGCGGCCCTAATACTTCTTATGATAGCGCTGATTTATACCCTCAGACGCCAAGCTAACTGGCAACAAATGCTACTTTATACTGATAATTTGAGCGAAGATGCCAAAGAAGCTTATAGCTCAATACCTTTTATTACTAACAAGAGCTCTTCAGAATTTTTACGCTTAGGATATGCGCTTAGCCGTATCAAATATCAATTGCATAGTAATCATCGCCGCATTCAAACTTTACAGCATCGCTTAGAGCGCTTAGTTGATTACGCTCCTTTACCTATGCTGATGATAATGCGTAAGGGTGATATTAGCTTTTTTAATCGGCGTTTTGAGCAAGTTTTTGCCACTTCTTATCAAAGCGATATTCGTTATAAGCTGATTGATTTTTTTACTGGCAGTGACAAAGCCACTCAGCAATTACTGTTAGACCTTAGTACACAGCGGGTGACGCGTACGCTACTAGTCTATGGTCTAGAGAATAATCAGCCTTATCAGCTACACATTACCCCGTGGTTCGGTGAGCATGGTCAAGTGCGCGGCTTTAGCGCTTTACTAAATAACGTAAGCGCTTTTATTGAAAAAACTGAAACTTTGCAAAAAAGCAATCAAAACTTAGAAGCGAAGGTCAAATCCTTTACTGAGCTTAGATCAGTGATCGGTCATGAGCTGCGTACGCCGCTGAATGCTATTATCAGTACGCTTAATATGATAGAGAAGCAGACTCTAAATAAAGAGCAACAAGAGATCCTCGCAACTCTAACCCAGTCGAGTCAAGCTATGCTTACTATGCTAAATGATATGCTAGATATGGCAAAGATAGAGGCTGGGCGCGTCGATATCTTCAGCGAATCCTGTGATATCTTTAAATTAGGCCAGCACGTCAGTGATCTGATGATAAGCGCTACTCGACGTCAAAATATAGATCTACTGTACTATTTTGATCCGGCTTGCCCTCGTTATATCAGTACAGATGGTAGCCGTCTGTGCCAGATACTCCTAAATCTTATGGGTAATGCGGTTAAGTTTACTCATTCAGGTTATGTAGCTCTCATTATAGAAGGAGTCACTCAGCCCCCACTAAATCAGACGACTTCTTCTGATGCTGATTCTGGTTCTGGTTCTGATATTGTTACGCAGGCTAAAGATAGTACTGACAGTAACCCTGAATATCAGTGGATTCGCTTTAGTGTCAAAGACAGCGGTATCGGTATTGCAGCTAGTGAGCAACATAAATTATTTTCATACTTTAACCAAGCCAATCCGCAAATTAGTCAAAAATTTGGCGGTACGGGACTAGGTTTAGCCATCTCCAATAGCTTTGCGCAGCTACTTGGCGGCTTTATCCAATTAGACAGTGAGATAGACTGTGGGAGCACCTTTAATCTCTATATTCCTTGTCGCAGCCCTATTTATCAACCGGTTTATCATTTTCACAGTGACTTATTACATATTCATCTTATTGCGGTTGTTGATCAAGCCTTAAGTGAGACTTATTTGCAGCGCATAGGCGACTATCTATTTATGACTGTCAGTATTTATAGTGAGCTAAACCCTGTAGCGATAGCGCGATTAGCGCAGCAGCTTACTCAGCCGTCATCAGCAATGACCCCTATTTTGATGTTAGATTATGACTACTTCCAAGCTTATAACGATAAGCTAAAGGCTCAGTCTGAAGCCTTAAATATAGAGAATATAGATAACAGCAATGGCTTAAAAAATAGCTCACTAAACACTGCTAGCCCAGCAAATAATACTTTGCAAGAACTGATTAATAACACGAAAGTAGCAAAGATAGTGCTTAGTCGAAAACCAGAGCGTAGTATACCTTCTGATATTCTTGAAGGATTTGACGGCTTTTTGAACAAACCTATAGACATCACGTTAATGATCTCTGAGCTGATACGCTTAGCTAAACATCAACCTAAAGCACCGCTATCCTCTCTAGCGCCAATAGCAGCGAAAGACGAGCTTATAGCTAGTAATCCGCTAGATATAGACAATGCTGGCTTTGATGCTAACCCGTCTATTGATAATACGGTGATAAGTGAGGCGTCTAAAAAACAATCGGAGTCATCACAGCCGCCGCTAATACTAGTCGTTGAAGATAATACAACCAACCAAAAAATCACCTGTAAGCTTTTATCTAAGCTAGGTTATGAGAGCATCGTGGCAAAAAATGGCGAGCAAGCCCTTAAAGTATTAAAAGTACATCGCCAGCAGCTTGCTCTTATTTTGATGGATTGTAGAATGCCTGTTATGGACGGTTTAGCCGCTACCCGAGCCATTAGAGACTCAGGTGATGATATTGTTATTATTGCTTTGACTGCTAACGATAGTGCTGAGGATAAGCTTATTTGTCAGCAAGCAGGAATGGATGAGTTCTTGACCAAACCTATTCAAAAAAATAAGTTAGAGAAGGTGCTAAAGCTGTTTCTTAATCCTTAA
- a CDS encoding riboflavin synthase, with the protein MFTGIIESVGHVKSMQPVDGDIRLTIESDDLDFSDVKLGDSIASNGICLTVVAMGSNYYSVDVSRETIARTALEALKPGHIVNLEKAMLPTTRFGGHIVAGHVDGVGVVSKLQKDARSIYIEIEIPKELAHYTATKGSITVDGISLTTNLVRDNIVSLNIIPHTAQVTNIAKHWLLGDKVNIEVDIVSRYLERLLNKGQSSSATDANSHSNPQSNITEAFLADNGFMK; encoded by the coding sequence ATGTTTACAGGAATTATCGAAAGCGTTGGCCATGTCAAATCCATGCAACCAGTGGATGGCGATATTCGTTTGACGATAGAGTCTGACGATTTAGACTTTAGCGATGTTAAGTTAGGCGATTCTATTGCCTCAAATGGTATTTGTTTGACCGTAGTGGCTATGGGTAGTAATTATTATTCGGTTGATGTTTCACGTGAAACTATCGCTCGTACGGCATTAGAAGCGCTAAAACCCGGTCATATCGTTAATTTAGAAAAAGCTATGCTACCGACTACTCGCTTTGGGGGTCATATTGTCGCCGGTCATGTCGATGGGGTTGGGGTAGTGAGTAAGCTGCAAAAAGATGCGCGCTCTATCTATATAGAGATTGAAATTCCAAAGGAGCTGGCCCACTATACCGCTACTAAAGGTTCTATTACCGTAGATGGTATTAGTTTGACCACAAATTTGGTGCGCGATAATATTGTCAGCTTAAATATCATTCCGCATACTGCGCAAGTGACTAATATCGCTAAGCACTGGCTATTAGGCGATAAGGTAAATATCGAGGTTGATATTGTGTCGCGTTATTTGGAGCGTTTACTCAATAAGGGCCAAAGCTCATCAGCTACTGATGCCAATTCTCATAGCAACCCACAAAGTAACATTACAGAGGCTTTTTTGGCGGATAATGGCTTTATGAAATAA
- the ribD gene encoding bifunctional diaminohydroxyphosphoribosylaminopyrimidine deaminase/5-amino-6-(5-phosphoribosylamino)uracil reductase RibD has protein sequence MSTLPQAQNAEDNYFMMLAVEQAKQGLYTTRPNPAVGCVIVQSAKIIGQGFHPKAGQPHAEVFALKEAGASAKGATAYVTLEPCSHTGRTPPCALALIKAGIKRVVIAGLDPNPQVAGRGVALLEQAGITVTIGVLEQQAAALNKGFLKAMRTQLPYVRLKIATSLDGRTAMANGESKWITGVAAREDVQKLRARSGAIITGSQTVIADNPKLNVRSSQLGVDIKQVPQPLVVVLDRRQRLAYEAESDYQLCRNEQTQYWRNDNLLSLLKNLVSEHQCYEVLVEAGASVAASFLSQQLVDELIVYQAPCLLGTQARAMVDFNPLSLAQQLRFQYHKQEQIGNDLKITLLPI, from the coding sequence ATGTCAACATTACCGCAGGCGCAAAACGCTGAAGATAATTACTTTATGATGCTAGCTGTTGAACAAGCTAAGCAAGGGCTGTATACCACTAGACCGAATCCAGCAGTAGGCTGCGTCATAGTACAATCAGCGAAGATTATTGGCCAAGGCTTTCATCCAAAAGCTGGACAACCTCACGCCGAAGTTTTTGCTCTAAAAGAAGCAGGCGCAAGCGCAAAAGGTGCAACCGCTTATGTTACCTTGGAGCCCTGTAGTCATACCGGACGGACGCCGCCTTGTGCGCTTGCATTAATAAAAGCTGGTATCAAAAGGGTGGTTATAGCAGGGCTTGACCCCAATCCGCAAGTGGCGGGCCGCGGGGTAGCTTTGTTAGAGCAGGCGGGTATAACGGTCACTATTGGCGTATTAGAACAACAAGCCGCTGCTTTAAATAAAGGTTTTTTAAAAGCAATGCGCACGCAGCTGCCTTATGTACGCCTTAAGATTGCGACTAGTCTTGATGGTCGTACCGCCATGGCAAACGGTGAGTCAAAATGGATAACAGGGGTAGCGGCTCGCGAGGATGTACAAAAGCTAAGAGCGCGAAGTGGCGCTATTATCACAGGTAGCCAGACTGTGATAGCGGATAACCCAAAGCTCAATGTGCGCTCATCGCAATTGGGCGTCGATATCAAGCAAGTCCCTCAGCCGTTAGTGGTTGTGCTCGATAGACGACAGCGCTTAGCTTATGAGGCAGAGTCCGACTATCAGTTATGTCGTAATGAGCAAACCCAATATTGGCGCAATGATAATCTGCTCAGTTTGCTTAAAAACTTAGTTAGTGAGCATCAGTGCTATGAGGTATTAGTAGAAGCAGGAGCGAGCGTGGCAGCGAGCTTTCTCAGTCAACAATTAGTCGATGAGTTAATCGTTTATCAAGCGCCTTGTCTGTTAGGTACACAGGCGCGAGCTATGGTGGATTTTAATCCTTTATCTTTAGCGCAGCAGTTACGTTTCCAATATCATAAGCAGGAACAGATAGGCAATGATTTAAAGATTACCTTGTTACCTATTTAG